One window of Mixophyes fleayi isolate aMixFle1 chromosome 3, aMixFle1.hap1, whole genome shotgun sequence genomic DNA carries:
- the FBXO30 gene encoding F-box only protein 30, with product MDEEHQHSHCVACFSRRCMIRPEAGVSCDLVGCPHVCGAVFHSCKADEHRILCPLERVPCLNNGFGCPFVMIRNKLADHLQICPASVVCCTMEWNRWPVSYADRKSYENLSRDVDEVEQLDMALALQDQRMLLESLRVATMITKTTEKLESQEQNSVTTEEGDKIVTNCVSSDEDSYGALYQATVETTKSLAAALDILNNATRDIAILNGRLRDASCEMNKNFQLSDQNGKNDDLTDPEFEEEESIEAATGMTCSSLKQLHQNGSSDYFPGTNGSYVVESDNISMGQSAVLCNGFHDNAIAPRGREEMFTVGSNQNGAGVTLEAGEKRINQCSYLPSVERLSDACITNGSEEQILDKKDEQGLRNVAVFGRRPFLVDNYWVKTKRENKTKREDKAVDTADLELPEDPMGLNSIDLITAALVFCLGDSPAGSGISDSRNVDGHHVDFGTQTFSFPSAILATNTMVGEIASASACDHANPQLSNPSPFQTLGLDLVLECVARYQAKQTSMFTFVCGQLFRRDEFSSHFKNVHGDIHAGLNGWMEQRCPLAYYGCTYSQRRFCPSTQGSKIIHDRHLKSFGVQPHLSTDNESAKSSSLGPFEDHFSSLPYEVLQHIAGFLDGFTLCQLSRVSRHMRDVCASLLQSRGMVVLLWEKRQYTHGSSWQIKEKVWRFSTAFCTVKEWKFADIVSMADHLKKCSYNTIEKREDAVPLPCMCVTRELTKDGRSLRSVLRPVL from the exons ATGGATGAAGAACATCAGCACTCACATTGTGTTGCGTGCTTCAGTCGACGTTGCATGATAAGACCAGAGGctggtgtttcctgtgacctggtAGGCTGCCCACATGTTTGCGGAGCAGTCTTTCACTCGTGCAAAGCTGATGAACATCGAATATTGTGTCCCCTAGAAAGAGTGCCTTGCTTAAACAATGGGTTTGGATGTCCGTTTGTCATGATTCGTAACAAACTAGCTGATCATTTACAAATATGTCCTGCGAGTGTAGTCTGCTGTACAATGGAATGGAATCGATGGCCAGTGAGCTATGCAGATAGAAAATCTTATGAAAACTTGAGTAGAGATGTTGATGAAGTAGAGCAGCTAGATATGGCTTTAGCTTTGCAGGATCAAAGAATGCTTCTGGAGTCTCTCAGAGTGGCAACAATGATTACCAAAACAACAGAGAAACTTGAATCTCAAGAGCAAAATTCTGTCACAACCGAAGAAGGTGACAAAATAGTTACAAACTGTGTATCCAGTGATGAAGATTCCTATGGTGCACTTTATCAAGCAACCGTTGAGACCACTAAGAGTTTAGCTGCTGCTCTGGATATCTTAAATAATGCTACAAGAGACATTGCCATACTTAATGGTAGGCTACGAGATGCAAGCTGTGAGATGAACAAAAATTTCCAGCTTTCTGATCAAAACGGTAAAAATGATGACCTGACGGATCCAGAATTTGAAGAAGAGGAAAGCATTGAGGCTGCTACCGGAATGACATGCAGTTCCTTGAAACAGTTGCATCAAAATGGTTCAAGTGATTACTTCCCAGGAACAAATGGTAGTTATGTGGTAGAAAGTGACAACATTAGCATGGGCCAGTCAGCTGTTTTGTGTAATGGTTTCCACGACAACGCAATTGCTCCTAGGGGTAGGGAAGAGATGTTCACTGTGGGATCAAACCAAAATGGTGCTGGTGTTACCTTGGAAGCTGGTGAAAAACGTATTAATCAATGTAGTTATTTGCCCAGTGTTGAACGGTTATCGGACGCATGCATCACAAATGGCTCAGAAGAACAAATTTTGGATAAAAAAGATGAACAAGGATTACGAAATGTTGCAGTCTTTGGGAGACGTCCTTTCTTGGTTGACAACTATTGGGTCAAAACTAAAAGAGAGAACAAAACTAAAAGAGAGGACAAAGCAGTGGACACTGCCGACTTGGAACTACCAGAAGATCCCATGGGACTCAATAGCATTGACTTAATTACAGCAGCTTTGGTATTCTGCTTGGGGGATTCGCCTGCTGGCAGTGGTATTTCAGACAGTCGAAATGTAGATGGGCATCATGTTGACTTTGGAACACAAACCTTTTCGTTTCCATCTGCAATATTAGCAACAAATACTATGGTTGGAGAAATTGCTTCAGCGTCTGCTTGTGACCATGCTAATCCTCAACTTTCCAATCCTAGTCCTTTCCAGACACTTGGCCTTGACTTGGTTCTGGAATGTGTTGCAAGATACCAAGCCAAACAAACGTCTATGTTTACTTTTGTATGTGGACAACTATTTAGAAGAGATGAATTTTCTTCTCACTTTAAGAATGTACATGGTGATATTCATGCTGGCCTAAATGGCTGGATGGAGCAAAGATGCCCATTAGCATATTATGGATGTACATATTCCCAACGTAGATTTTGTCCGTCAACCCAAGGATCAAAAATTATTCATGATAGACACTTGAAGTCATTTGGGGTTCAGCCTCATTTATCCACTGACAATGAATCTGCAAAGAGCTCTTCATTAGGGCCGTTTGAGGATCATTTTAGTAGTTTGCCTTATGAAGTACTGCAACACATTGCAGGATTTCTTGATGGTTTTACCTTGTGCCAACTTTCAAGAGTGTCTAGACATATGAGGGATGTTTGTGCCAGTTTGCTGCAGTCCCGTGGAATGGTGGTTCTGCTTTGGGAAAAGAGACAGTATACACATGGAAGTTCTTGGCAAATCAAAGAAAAG GTGTGGCGATTTAGCACTGCGTTCTGTACAGTGAAGGAGTGGAAATTTGCCGATATTGTAAGCATGGCTGACCATTTGAAGAAATGCAGTTATAATACTATAGAGAAAAGAGAAGATGCGGTCCCTCTTCCTTGTATGTGTGTGACCCGGGAACTCACAAAAGATGGACGCTCTCTCCGTTCAGTCTTGAGACCTGTCCTTTAA